The DNA segment CAAGGGTTGCCTGCTCTGCACAGTTGTCTGTCCAAAGGAAATTATAAGGCAATCCGACCGTTTCAATCAGCACGGCTACAAAGTGGCCGAAGTTCCGGCTGAAGACATGGATAAATGCACAGGCTGTACGTCTTGCGCACTTATATGTCCGGACGTGGCTATCCGCGTCTACAGGACCCCGAAAGCCAAAGGAGCAGAATAAGATGGCTAATAACGGCGAAAAACTTTTTATCAAGGGCAATGAGGCTATTGCACGCGGCGCGATCGCTGCCGGCCTCAAATGCTACTTCGGCTACCCCATCACACCGCAGAATGACATCCCTGAATATATGTCAGCAGCACTTCCCGCAGTCGGCGGTGAATTTGTGCAGGCGGAAAGTGAAATTGCGGCGGCAAATATGCTCATCGGAGCGGCTGCATGCGGCGTTAGAAGCATGAGCTCATCATCAAGCCCCGGCATATCACTAAAACAGGAAGCAATATCTTACCTCGCAGGTAGTCAGCTGCCTACAGTCATAGTCAACATGAACCGCGGTGGACCGGGTCTTGGCGACATCGGACCTAGTCAGGGCGACTATTTTCAGTCTGTAAAAGGCGGCGGTCACGGCGACTACAGAATGCTAGTCCTCGCTCCCGGCACATGTCAGGAAGCATATGACCTGACAATCAAGGCCTTTGACCTTGCTTTCAAATACCGCAATCCCGTCATGATTCTCGGTGATGCCATTCTCGGACAGATGAAAGAGCCTGTCATCACATGGACTCCAGACGAAAAGGACGAAAAAGAAGGTCACGACTGGCGCATGTGCGGAGCCAAAGGCCGCGAAGGCCGTATACTTAAATCCCTGTTCCTCAGTGAAGGCTCTTTAGCTGCTCACAATCAGATGTTGCAGGACAAGTATACAGACATGGCTTCATACACTCAGCAGGAAGAATACCAGATCGATGATGCTGAACTTGTTGTTGTAGCCTACGGCTCCATCGGCAGAATTGTAAAAAGCACAATCAAAAAACTCAGGAACGAAGGACATAAAGTCGGCCTTTTCAGACCGATCACACTCTACCCGTTCCCTTCCGACGATCTCAAGAAACTTGCTGAGCAAGGTAAGAAGTTCCTTACAATAGAACACAACCTTGGACAGATGGTTGAAGATGTCCGTCTTTCAATCCGTACAATCACGGATTCAGACTTCTTCGGCTTCCTGCCGGGCAACCTCCCCACTCCCGATGACTTCGAGGGACCGATCCTTAAAAGTCTTGGAGGTAAATAGATATGAGCGAACAAGAAATTATAGCATTCGAAAGAGCTGATGCTCTTGTAGATGTGCCTACTCACTACTGTCCGGGCTGCCAGCACGGTGTAGTTCAAAGACTCGCAGGAGAACTGCTCAGCGAAATGGGCCTTACCGAGAACACACTTCTCGTAACTTCCATCGGCTGTTCTGTTTTTCTCTACAACTACCTTCGTGTCGACAGCGTGGAAGCTCCTCACGGACGCGCTCCTGCTGTGGCAACAGGTGTAAAAAGAGCACGTGCCGACAAATTCGTTCTTTCCTATCAGGGAGACGGCGACCTTGCATCAATCGGTATGGCTGAAATTATGCACTGTGCAAACCGTGGTGAAAACATCTCCATCATCTTCGTAAACAACACTGTTTACGGAATGACAGGTGGCCAGATGGCCCCGACCACAATGATTGGGCAAAAGACCACAACCTCACCTGCCGGACGTAATGCTGCAAAAGAAGGCATGCCTATCCGTATGGCTGAAATTATCAGCCAGCTCGGCGGAACCGCTTTCTCAGCTCGAGTGGCTGTGAACAATGTTAAAAATATCCGCAAAGCTAAAAAGGCTATGAAAAAGGCTTTTGAAGTTCAGCAAAAAGAACTCGGATTCGGATTCATTGAGCTTTTGGCAACCTGCCCGACCAACTGGAGAATGACCCCGATCAAGGCGAACGAAAGAATCGAAGAAGAATTGATTCCTTACTTCCCTCTGGGTGTGTTTAAAGATTTAACAGTTGAAGCGGAGGACTAGCCAGATGAGCAAGTATCTTGACAGCATTATTGCCGGATTCGGCGGACAGGGCGTCATGCTTATCGGCAACCTGCTGGCCTACGCGGGCATGAATGCCGGACTCAATGTAACCTACATCCCAGTATACGGCCCTGAAATGCGCGGCGGAACTGCCAACTGTACAGTTGTTCTTTCCGAAGAAGAAATTGGTTCCCCAATCATCCGCAGCCCGCACAGTCTGATTATGATGAACCGTCCTTCACTGGAAAAATTCCAGCCAGTTCTGATGGACGGCGGAGTTCAGATCGTCAATTCCTCTCTTATAGATAAAGAGCTGGTTGATACTGACCGCATCAAATCATACCTTGTTCCTGCCAACGATATTGCCGACAAAATAGGCAATACCCGCATGGCAAACATGGTCGCTCTGGGCGCTTTCATCAAGGCAACAGGAATTATGGACATTAAGGCTGTTATCGACAGTCTGCCAAACGTAATTTCCGCTCACTACACTCACCTTATCCCCAAAAATGCCGAAGCTCTGCAAGCAGGCGCTGACGCTATTGCTTAACCAAAAGATTCAAAAGAATCAGTAATGGCTATCAAGGCCCGGATAGAAAGGCTTTATGTCCGTCTATCCGGGCCTTTTTTTTAATCGTAGGAGCCAAGAATGAACGTTTTCAGACCAGAAAAACTTTTCGGGATAATCGGGTTTCCACTAGGACACTCGATGAGTCCTCTTCTGCATAATTGGGGATTTTCGCAAAAAGATATTAAAGCCGCATACATGGCTTGGCCTACTACGCCGGAAAAACTCGGTGACTTCATGACAGCTCTGAAAACTCTGCCTATTTCAGGCGCAAGCGTAACCATTCCCCACAAGCTTTCCGTAATGGACTACATTGACGAGCTTACTCCCCGCGCAAAGGCAGTTGGCGCTGTGAACACACTCTACTGGAAACAGGATAAACTGATTGGTGACAATACGGATACAGCAGGTTGCTCTGAACCACTGCGTCCTCATTGTGATCATGTGGAAAGAGCTTTGCTCATTGGCGCAGGAGGGGCGGCGCGCGCAGCGATTGTAGGACTTAAAAGCCTTAAAATTAAAGACATCTTCATTACAAACAGAACAAAATCAAAAGCCGAAGCTCTGGCTGATGAATTCGGAATATCATGTATCGATTGGGATGAAAGAGGCAATGAACATTATGATCTAGTCATAAATTCAACACCACTCGGCATGTCTGGAGACAAGCAGCAGATCAACCCCATGATCATGGATCATATTGACGAAAAAACAATCGTCTATGATCTGGTCTACAACCCTCTTGAAACCGTTTTTCTTAGAGACGCGAAAGCAAAAGGCAGTAAAACTATCAGCGGAATTGAAATGTTTTTACATCAAGGCCTAGCTCAATTTAAATTGTGGACAAATTATGATTTAGATGAATTAGAAGCTCGCAAGCTTTTACTTAAACACCTGTAAAGACTCCGTGAGTCCTGCCCCAGAGGAAGATAAATATGAAACATATTGATGCCGATTTATTAATTCAAGAATGGCAAGATGTTGTCGATTTATTAGCAGCCATTATCAATGTTCCTGCGGGCTTAATTATGAAACTTGATAAGGGTAAGCTTGAAGTTTTCGTATCAAGCAAAACACCAGACAATCCATATAAAGTTGGCGCAAATGAAGTAATGGAAAATTCTGGCTTATATTGTGAAACCGTCATCAAAACGAATAAAAAGCTAAAAATAACTAACGCTCTTACAGATGAAAGGTGGAAAAACAATCCCGATGTAAAGCTAAACATGATTTCTTACTTAGGATTTCCCATACTCTACCCAGACGGAAACCCCTTTGGAACTATTTGCATTCTTGATTCAAAAGAAAACAACTACAGTGACAACCATGAAAAATTAATTGAGAAACTTAGAGATCTGATCGAAAAAGAACTGACTATTCTCGATAATAACTACCAATTAAAAAGAATTTCTGAGATTGATGCGCTAACTCAAATAGACAACAGATACTCTTTTCTTACAAAAGCCGAAATAGAGATAAACAGATCAAAACGCTATAACCATCACTTCTCATTTATTTTCTTTGACTTAGATTGGTTTAAAAAAATAAATGATAAATATGGACATCAAATTGGGGACACTGTTTTGAAAGAATTTTCAAAAACTGTTAACTCACAATTAAGAACAACCGACCTTTTCGGCAGATATGGTGGAGAAGAGTTCATAGTTGCTTTGCCTGAAACAGACTTAGCTTCAGCAAAGTTGTTAGCAAATAGAATTCGTGAACGTGTTCAAAAAATGAATATTGTCTACGAAAGTAGTAATGTGTCTATCACTGTGAGTGCAGGAGTCAGTGAACTGACCGATGATGACCGTGATATAGACACCGTCATAAACAGAGCTGACATGGCTCTTTATGAGGCAAAACAGTCTGGAAGAAACAAGGTCTGTTAATACCTTTGACTCGTCTCAAACTCAAAAAGAAAGCCCGCTGCAATCACTGCAACGGGCTTTCTTTATAAACAAATTATTGAAACTTACTGAACGTAAACCTTAATCTTGTCACCGGGTCGAATAATGCTCTTGGAATTAAGGCGGTTCCACTTCATAAGTGAAGAAACCTTAACACCGAAGCGACGGGCTATTCCGTAAAGATTATCCCCGCGTCTAACCTTATACTTAACTAGCTGATTATTAACAGTTCCGGCTTTAACTTTAGATGATCTGGAACTCTTAGCTGAGTTGTCAGGAATATAAAGTTTCTGGCCAATTTTAAGTCTGGATGACCGAAGTCCGTTTGAGCGTTTAAGTGTGTTTACACTTACCTGATAGCGGCTTGCGATATCCCAGAGAGTATCCCCTTTGCGCACTCTGTAGTTTGCCCTGCTTTGAGCTGTGCGGCGGGTTTTTGTAACCTGTCTTGTATAGAGAGAAGCTGTCGAGCCTTTACCCGGAATCATAATAAACTGACCGGGTTTAATCAGATTTGACTTGCGATTGTTAACACTTTTCAAAACCGCGACAGGCACTCTGTAGTTATGAGCAATGCGATGCCAAGAGTCGCCTCTTTTAATCTTGTAACGTTTGTAACCGGCAAAAGGTCTTGAGCGTGGGCTTTCAAGATAACTGGAAGCTTTAACCATCACCTGCAAGGGAAGATAAGCATTGATGGCTGCATCAGGCGGGCTGACTTGTCTGCGGAAATGCGGGTTATATGTGTGGAAATCATTCCATTTCATATCACAGGCTTTAGCCAGAGCAAGTAAATCAGTTCCTCCGGGAACCTTAACTGTTTCTACTTTAATGCCATTATTCCAATTAATTTTCTCAAACCCGAGCGGTTCAAGATTTTTAAATATCTTGGAAATAGCGATAAATTTAGGGACGTAATTTTTAGTTTCTGCTCTCAGTCTATATTTTCTACTAAGCTTATGATTCTTTTTGGTGAGATCAAAAAAGTCTTCAGCACCGGTCTTTTTCAAAGCCCGGCCAATCTTCCCTTCACCCGCATTATATGCGGCGAGTGCAAGATACCAGTCTCCGAACATCTCATGAAGGATATTCAAATACTTTGCGGCAGCTAAAGTGGATTTATAAGGATCTCTGCGTTCATCAACCCACCAGTCGACCCGTAAGCCGAAGTGACGACCGGTATAAGGCATAAACTGCCACATACCTGCTGCTCCGACTCTTGAATAAGCCATAGTATTATAGCCGCTTTCCGCGAAAGGCAGCATGGCCAGATCTTCAGGAATATTGTTCTTAGAAAGAACTTCACGGATATAAGGCAAGAAGGGTTCAGACCGCTTAAGCCAACGAGTAAAAGTCTTACGAGCCTTATGGGTAAAATATCCAAAATACTGCTGAACTTCTTTTGTATCATGAACATCAAGATTAAAATTGATGCCTGAACTGCTGGC comes from the Maridesulfovibrio ferrireducens genome and includes:
- a CDS encoding 4Fe-4S binding protein, giving the protein MSRVEFLEERCKGCLLCTVVCPKEIIRQSDRFNQHGYKVAEVPAEDMDKCTGCTSCALICPDVAIRVYRTPKAKGAE
- a CDS encoding 3-methyl-2-oxobutanoate dehydrogenase subunit VorB, with the protein product MANNGEKLFIKGNEAIARGAIAAGLKCYFGYPITPQNDIPEYMSAALPAVGGEFVQAESEIAAANMLIGAAACGVRSMSSSSSPGISLKQEAISYLAGSQLPTVIVNMNRGGPGLGDIGPSQGDYFQSVKGGGHGDYRMLVLAPGTCQEAYDLTIKAFDLAFKYRNPVMILGDAILGQMKEPVITWTPDEKDEKEGHDWRMCGAKGREGRILKSLFLSEGSLAAHNQMLQDKYTDMASYTQQEEYQIDDAELVVVAYGSIGRIVKSTIKKLRNEGHKVGLFRPITLYPFPSDDLKKLAEQGKKFLTIEHNLGQMVEDVRLSIRTITDSDFFGFLPGNLPTPDDFEGPILKSLGGK
- a CDS encoding thiamine pyrophosphate-dependent enzyme: MSEQEIIAFERADALVDVPTHYCPGCQHGVVQRLAGELLSEMGLTENTLLVTSIGCSVFLYNYLRVDSVEAPHGRAPAVATGVKRARADKFVLSYQGDGDLASIGMAEIMHCANRGENISIIFVNNTVYGMTGGQMAPTTMIGQKTTTSPAGRNAAKEGMPIRMAEIISQLGGTAFSARVAVNNVKNIRKAKKAMKKAFEVQQKELGFGFIELLATCPTNWRMTPIKANERIEEELIPYFPLGVFKDLTVEAED
- a CDS encoding 2-oxoacid:acceptor oxidoreductase family protein encodes the protein MSKYLDSIIAGFGGQGVMLIGNLLAYAGMNAGLNVTYIPVYGPEMRGGTANCTVVLSEEEIGSPIIRSPHSLIMMNRPSLEKFQPVLMDGGVQIVNSSLIDKELVDTDRIKSYLVPANDIADKIGNTRMANMVALGAFIKATGIMDIKAVIDSLPNVISAHYTHLIPKNAEALQAGADAIA
- the aroE gene encoding shikimate dehydrogenase — its product is MNVFRPEKLFGIIGFPLGHSMSPLLHNWGFSQKDIKAAYMAWPTTPEKLGDFMTALKTLPISGASVTIPHKLSVMDYIDELTPRAKAVGAVNTLYWKQDKLIGDNTDTAGCSEPLRPHCDHVERALLIGAGGAARAAIVGLKSLKIKDIFITNRTKSKAEALADEFGISCIDWDERGNEHYDLVINSTPLGMSGDKQQINPMIMDHIDEKTIVYDLVYNPLETVFLRDAKAKGSKTISGIEMFLHQGLAQFKLWTNYDLDELEARKLLLKHL
- a CDS encoding sensor domain-containing diguanylate cyclase, whose product is MKHIDADLLIQEWQDVVDLLAAIINVPAGLIMKLDKGKLEVFVSSKTPDNPYKVGANEVMENSGLYCETVIKTNKKLKITNALTDERWKNNPDVKLNMISYLGFPILYPDGNPFGTICILDSKENNYSDNHEKLIEKLRDLIEKELTILDNNYQLKRISEIDALTQIDNRYSFLTKAEIEINRSKRYNHHFSFIFFDLDWFKKINDKYGHQIGDTVLKEFSKTVNSQLRTTDLFGRYGGEEFIVALPETDLASAKLLANRIRERVQKMNIVYESSNVSITVSAGVSELTDDDRDIDTVINRADMALYEAKQSGRNKVC
- a CDS encoding LysM peptidoglycan-binding domain-containing protein gives rise to the protein MNSPKLFRLVALLAIFILFAGCAHKTVTPESDSEINVSENSAAESEYKDSEVEKLDPELESTPAETEELTPEEQKALLASSSGINFNLDVHDTKEVQQYFGYFTHKARKTFTRWLKRSEPFLPYIREVLSKNNIPEDLAMLPFAESGYNTMAYSRVGAAGMWQFMPYTGRHFGLRVDWWVDERRDPYKSTLAAAKYLNILHEMFGDWYLALAAYNAGEGKIGRALKKTGAEDFFDLTKKNHKLSRKYRLRAETKNYVPKFIAISKIFKNLEPLGFEKINWNNGIKVETVKVPGGTDLLALAKACDMKWNDFHTYNPHFRRQVSPPDAAINAYLPLQVMVKASSYLESPRSRPFAGYKRYKIKRGDSWHRIAHNYRVPVAVLKSVNNRKSNLIKPGQFIMIPGKGSTASLYTRQVTKTRRTAQSRANYRVRKGDTLWDIASRYQVSVNTLKRSNGLRSSRLKIGQKLYIPDNSAKSSRSSKVKAGTVNNQLVKYKVRRGDNLYGIARRFGVKVSSLMKWNRLNSKSIIRPGDKIKVYVQ